The Drosophila mauritiana strain mau12 chromosome 2R, ASM438214v1, whole genome shotgun sequence genome has a segment encoding these proteins:
- the LOC117137701 gene encoding NADH dehydrogenase [ubiquinone] 1 alpha subcomplex subunit 11, translating into MSLLRSKYYDHPDGEDAFGKIVATNKYALSAGLAWSMFDVLTLSKPQGYLPTLGRFAYNTGPLMGMATAFTLTTLAATNARGKDDKINYLIGGFAAGGVFGAWKHNHVAGLCAGLFLGIAGVIKKMSIEQGWEFFPNTPLKQYGGLNIAGNDWTIMADPPKNWTTEKKQE; encoded by the exons ATGTCGCTGCTCCGTTCGAAATACTACGACCATCCCGATGGCGAGGATGCCTTTGGCAAGATAGTGGCCACCAACAAGTACGCGCTATCCGCCGGCTTGGCCTGGTCCATGTTCGACGTCCTGACGCTCTCCAAGCCGCAAGGATACCTGCCCACTCTGGGCCGTTTCGCCTACAACACGGGTCCGCTGATGGGCATGGCCACGGCGTTCACTCTGACCACCCTGGCGGCCACAAATGCGCGCGGCAAGGACGATAA AATCAACTACTTGATCGGCGGTTTCGCGGCTGGCGGCGTCTTTGGAGCCTGGAAACACAACCACGTAGCTGGTCTGTGCGCCGGCCTCTTCCTGG GCATCGCTGGCGTCATCAAGAAGATGTCCATTGAACAGGGCTGGGAGTTCTTCCCAAACACGCCGTTGAAGCAGTATGGTGGTTTGAACATTGCCGGAAACGACTGGACCATCATGGCCG